One window of Pieris napi chromosome 14, ilPieNapi1.2, whole genome shotgun sequence genomic DNA carries:
- the LOC125056077 gene encoding alaserpin-like isoform X3 yields the protein MKLALFYLFSVAVVTMAEDLSRDLRNGNDAFTSRMFSEVVKEKPQQSVVLSAYSVLTPLAQLALASEGESHDELLKAIGMPNDNATKAAFSHAERSLKSVKGVELKTASKIYIASNYELNENFATTTRDVFNSEVKNVDFTQGQKTASEINAWVEDQTNKKIKDLVDPDSFDANTRAVLVNAIYFKGLWKSPFSTYATYDQVFHITKEKSATIPMMYQKSEFNYAELPELNAKILQMFYEGEEASMILVLPNEIDGITQLEEKLKDPSALNKAISDMYSTEVEVTIPKFKIETTTNLKDVLSKMDVTKLFTPGQARLTNLIKGQDDLVISEAIQKAFIEVNEEGAEAAAANAFGVSYASSFIPESSKTFFADRPFYFEIRLNNLPIFNGVKAE from the exons ATGAAGCTcgctttattttatt TGTTTTCTGTGGCCGTCGTCACGATGGCCGAGGACCTATCGAGAGACCTCAGAAATGGAAATGATGCGTTTACATCGAGAATGTTTTCT GAAGTAGTGAAGGAGAAGCCACAACAGAGTGTAGTGCTGTCAGCATACTCTGTACTGACCCCATTGGCCCAGCTCGCTTTGGCCTCTGAGGGTGAATCGCACGACGAACTTCTGAAGGCCATTGGCATGCCCAACGATAATGCG aCAAAAGCTGCGTTTTCACATGCCGAAAGAAGCCTCAAATCCGTGAAAGGAGTGGAACTTAAAACAGCAAGTAAAATATACATCGCGTCCAACTATgaactaaatgaaaactttgCCACGACCACCCGTGACGTGTTCAATTCCGAAGTCAAAAACGTAGACTTTACTCAAGGACAGAAGACCGCTAGCGAAATCAACGCTTGG gTTGAAGACcaaaccaataaaaaaattaaagatctCGTTGACCCGGATTCCTTCGATGCCAATACTCGTGCTGTTCTTGTCAACGCTATCTACTTTAag GGTCTCTGGAAGAGTCCGTTCAGCACTTACGCAACATACGACCAGGTGTTCCATATTACAAAAGAGAAATCAGCAACAATTCCGATGATGTACCAAAAATCTGAATTCAACTACGCTGAGCTTCCAGAATTAAACGCTAAG ATCCTCCAAATGTTCTATGAAGGTGAAGAAGCATCCATGATACTGGTGCTCCCCAATGAAATCGATGGAATAACCCAGCTAGAGGAGAAATTAAAAGACCCATCAGCACTCAACAAAGCCATTTCTGACATGTACTCCACTGAAGTCGAAGTCACTATTCCTAAGTTCAAAATCGAAACTACaacaaacctgaaagatgttttATCAAAG ATGGACGTTACGAAACTATTTACACCCGGACAAGCCCGTTTGACTAATCTGATCAAGGGACAGGATGACTTAGTCATAAGTGAAGCCATACAGAAGGCTTTCATTGAAGTCAATGAGGAAGGCGCAGAAGCTGCAGCAGCCAACG CTTTCGGTGTTAGCTACGCATCCAGTTTTATACCCGAATCATCAAAGACCTTCTTTGCTGATAGACCATTTTACTTTGAAATAAGGCTAAACAATTTACCCATTTTTAACGGTGTTAAAGCTGAATAA